A part of Haliotis asinina isolate JCU_RB_2024 chromosome 10, JCU_Hal_asi_v2, whole genome shotgun sequence genomic DNA contains:
- the LOC137297661 gene encoding tripartite motif-containing protein 2-like, producing MDSFPKCVVCSTAFRYSGPNPHLLPCLHPTCEDCLESVVVKTLQCSICMENHDRNGRNFPVDGVVLEEVFRETAKHDPSSFLCGNKQDGNQAECWCEECGIFLCRRCEKSHGEIKATRNHKMKLIYDLSSTGTGLQAECEDHGLPLDIYDMDCDCFICTQCFYAEHAEHDTLTADRFLTDEKENLSDYMKSISDKTESIAVAHLNVDRQEEVIEQKAASLREVMKVTFSDLRTMLENREKQMLVELDHLVESMRNINDSRRPILQSSETICQSLLDYIKKTLLYASPTHLHKVRSSIIQVCESCISTDVPAVHRLESSVVFSKQRLHELMLLVSSFGTFLTPTEADQADEITSLESVREMTLKSTITKLQTQQKDAKEEIESLRGSIKTLQGDMDRLRRTIVSLDNKVLNGDTYLHVLGRNQDSAVTAIECPVMMFDPERVNLRAVHIREQMLINRRYWESRNHGRHSDPRRPALKDYCGTCSTSPLPSSGMVYWEVETDVQLDNPLGDGILVLEVGVCREDVMDNSAYITGQPSSSSLLIGVSDNSNAIALCLTVNGHPLTSMDDVIENDTDACAILHYGVLVDMDEMQICYLDIINREILGCGHLSVMGSCSELWPVFGVYHGPKSVAMKIVGGHEIQMKDWKRELLQGAFNR from the exons ATGGATTCGTTCCCCAAGTGTGTGGTGTGCAGCACCGCCTTTAGGTACAGCGGACCCAATCCGCACCTGCTGCCCTGTCTACATCCTACATGTGAGGATTGTCTCGAGTCAGTAGTAGTAAAAACTCTGCAGTGCTCCATCTGTATGGAAAACCACGACCGGAATGGTAGGAACTTTCCCGTGGACGGGGTCGTCCTGGAGGAAGTGTTCCGCGAGACGGCCAAACATGATCCTTCATCCTTTCTGTGTGGCAATAAACAAGATGGGAACCAGGCCGAGTGTTGGTGTGAGGAGTGTGGAATCTTCTTGTGTCGACGCTGTGAAAAGTCTCACGGAGAGATCAAAGCAACGAGAAACCATAAGATGAAGTTGATATACGACCTGTCATCCACAGGTACAGGATTACAAGCTGAGTGTGAGGATCACGGTCTACCACTGGACATCTATGACATGGACTGTGACTGTTTCATATGTACCCAGTGCTTCTACGCCGAACACGCCGAACACGATACACTAACGGCAGACAGATTCCTGACAGATGAAAAGGAGAATCTGAGCGATTacatgaaatccatttctgacaAGACGGAAAGCATTGCAGTGGCTCATCTGAACGTCGATAGACAGGAAGAGGTTATTGAACAAAAAGCTGCCTCCCTTCGAGAAGTCATGAAGGTCACCTTCTCTGATTTGAGAACTATGCTGGAGAACAGAGAGAAGCAGATGCTTGTTGAGTTGGATCACCTTGTGGAGTCCATGAGGAACATCAATGACAGTCGGCGTCCTATTCTTCAGTCTTCAGAGACCATTTGCCAGTCGCTGCTTGATTACATCAAGAAGACCCTACTCTATGCATCACCTACCCACCTCCACAAAGTGAGGAGCTCCATTATACAGGTGTGTGAGTCTTGTATCAGCACGGACGTTCCAGCTGTTCACAGACTCGAGTCATCTGTTGTCTTCTCAAAGCAGAGGCTGCACGAGTTGATGTTACTGGTTTCGTCGTTTGGTACATTTTTGACTCCTACAGAGGCGGATCAAGCGGATGAAATTACTTCGCTTGAATCAG TTCGTGAGATGACACTCAAGTCAACTATTACAAAACTTCAAACACAACAGAAGGATGCAAAGGAG GAAATAGAATCTCTCAGAGGCAGCATTAAGACCCTCCAAGGCGATATGGATCGACTGCGTAGGACTATTGTCAGTCTAGACAATAAAG TCCTCAACGGCGACACGTACCTGCATGTACTGGGGAGGAACCAGGACTCTGCCGTAACTGCAATTGAAT GTCCAGTTATGATGTTTGATCCAGAAAGGGTTAATCTAAGGGCGGTACACATCCGTGAGCAAATGCTTATCAACAGAAGATACTGGGAATCCAGGAACCATGGTAGGCATTCAGATCCTAGGAGACCAGCTCTTAAGGACTACTGTGGCACCTGTAGCACCTCCCCACTGCCCTCTAGCGGCATGGTGTACTGGGAGGTGGAGACGGATGTGCAACTGGACAATCCCCTGGGTGATGGAATCCTTGTGTTGGAGGTCGGGGTGTGTAGAGAGGATGTCATGGACAACTCGGCCTACATTACTGGCCAACCATCCTCGTCTAGCCTCCTGATTGGTGTCAGCGACAACAGCAACGCAATTGCACTGTGTCTTACAGTGAATGGACATCCTTTAACCAGCATGGATGACGTGATTGAAAACGATACAGACGCGTGTGCCATACTACACTACGGGGTTCTGGTTGACATGGATGAAATGCAAATATGCTATCTTGACATCATCAATCGTGAGATTTTGGGATGTGGACATCTTAGTGTGATGGGTTCCTGCTCTGAATTATGGCCAGTGTTTGGGGTTTATCATGGTCCCAAAAGTGTTGCCATGAAGATTGTTGGTGGTCATGAGATTCAGATGAAGGACTGGAAGAGAGAACTCCTTCAGGGAGCGTTCAACCGGTGA